In Pseudonocardia sp. DSM 110487, the sequence GAGGATCAGCCGAGCAGCGCTCAGGGGTGCGGGTTGCGCGGGCGCGGCTGGCAGCGGGGGCAGGTGTAGGAGCTGCGGTTCATGAACGGGTCGCGGCGGATCGGGGTGCCACAGCGCGGGCACGGGCGGTCGGCCTGCCCGTACACCGCGAGCGAGCGGTCGAAGTAGCCCGACGCACCGTTCACGTTGACGTACAGGGCGTCGAACGAGGTTCCGCCCGCGGTGAGCGCCTCGTTCATCACGGTCGCCGCCGCGCCGAGCACCGCCCGGCCCTGCCCGCGCGTGAGCCCCTCGGTGGGCCGCGAGCCGTGCAGGCGCGCCCGCCAGAGGGCCTCGTCGGCATAGATGTTGCCGATGCCCGAGACCACGGTCTGGTCCAGCAGCGCCCGTTTGAGCCCGGTGCGGCGGCGGCGGATGGCCGCCACCGCGTCGTCGAGGTCGAACGCGGGGTCCATCGGGTCGCGGGCGATGTGGGCGACGGGGTCCGGGACCAGTCCCCCGCCCACGGCAGGGACGAGGGGATGCACCGACAGCCCGCCGAACGTGCGCTGATCGACGAACCGCAGCTCAGGGCCTGCGTCGGCGAACCTCAGCCGGACGCGCAAGTGGGTCTCGTCCGGGCGATCCGCGTCGGCGACGAGCATCTGCCCGCTCATCCCGAGGTGCGCGAGTACCGCGTCCTCGCCGTCCTCGGCGTGGTCGAGCTCGAGCCAGAGGTACTTGCCGCGGCGGCGGACGCCGGTGATCGTGCGGCCGACCAGGCGGGCCGCGAAGTCGGCGCCGCCCTCGACGTGCCGGCGGACGGCGCGCGGGTGCGCCACGGTGACCTCGGCGACCTTGCGGTCGAGGACGTGGTCCGCGAGGCCGCGGCGGACGACCTCGACCTCGGGCAGCTCCGGCACGTACGGGACGCTAGCCGTTTCGCCCGTCAGTACCGGCGGCGGCCTCCGCGGTGAGCGTGCGCCACGCGAGCTCGGCCGCCTTCTGCTCGGCCTCCTTCTTCGTGCGCCCCACCCCGGATCCGAGGTCGCGGCCCGCGATCACCGCCGTGGCGGTGAACTCCTTGAGGTGATCCGGCCCGTCCTCGGCGATGCGGTACTCGGGCACGCCGAGGTCGGCGGACGCGGTGAGCTCCTGCAGGCTGGTCTTCCAGTCCAGCCCGGCGCCGAGCAGCGGGGCGCCCTGCATCAGGGCGTCGAACAGCCGGTGCACCAGCTCACGCGCGGTGTCGAGACCGTGCTCGAGGTAGACCGCGCCGATCAGTGCCTCGGTGGCGTCGGCGAGGATGCTCGCCTTGGTCCTACCGCCGGTCAGCTCCTCGCCGCGGCCCAGGTAGAGGTGCGCGCCGAGCCCGTCCTCCCCGAGGGTGGCGGCCACGCCCGCGAGGGCGTGCATGTTCACGACGCTCGCGCGGAGCTTGGCCAGCTGCCCCTCGGGCAGCTCGGGGTGGTCGCGGTACAGCCGCTCGGTGACGATGATCGAGAGGACCGAGTCGCCGAGGAACTCCAGCCGCTCGTTGGTGGGCAGCCCGCCGTTCTCGTACGCGTACGAGCGGTGCGTGAGCGCAAGGGTGAGGAGGTCCTCGGAGACCTTCACCCCCAACGACGCGAGCAGGGGCCCGCGATCGTCCGCGGGCCCCTGTGGGGCGCGTTCTGCCATCCGCCCGTCGTCAGGCCGGGGTGACGACCGGGCGGCCGTCGTAGGTGCCACAGGTGGGGCAGGCGACGTGCGGCGGCTTGGTGGCCCGGCACGCGCGGTTGGAGCAGGCGACGAGGGTGGGCACAGCGGCCTTCCACTGCGCCCGGCGCGAGCGCGTGTTCGACCGCGACATCCGGCGCTTCGGAACAGCCACGTGAGATCTCCTAGCAGTCAGTACGGGGTCAGTCGGCGGACAGGCGCCCCTTGAGAGCGGCCCACCGAGGATCCAGTGTCTCATGCCCGTGGTCGGGCGTGAGGTCGGCCCACTTCTCCCCGCACTCGGGGCAGAGGCCGGGGCAGTCGACCCGGCAGAGCGGGGCGAGTGGCAGCGCGAGCACGACGGCGTCGCGCACGATCTGCTCGACGTCGACCATCTCGTCGACGACCCGCGGCAGCTCGTCCTCTTCGGTGGTCTCGTCGGTGATGCTGTCCGGGTAGGCGAACAGCTCCGAGAGCTCCACGTCGATCTCGTCGGAGAGCGGGTCGAGGCAGCGGGCGCACTCGCCGGACAGCGATGCGTGGACGGTGCCGGAGACGTACACCCCCTCGGTGACCGACTCCAGCCGCGCCTCGAGCTCGATCGGCGCGCCCTCGGGGACGGCGATCGTCTCCAGTCCGAGCCGGGCGGTCCCGGCGGGCGCCGGGATGCGCCTGCTGTAGGCGCGCATGTTCCCGGGACGGCGCCCCAGCTCGCGCGTGGCGAAGACCCACGGGCTGGCCGGGTCGGGGTGGCCGGGGTGGGGGCGGTGCGTGGTCACCACTCCAGGGTAGGCCCGCCCCGAACCCGATCCGCTACCTTCCCCCGAGTGCCCTTGATCCAGACCTGCACCGTCGACGACCCGCTGCACGGTGTGGTGATCGTCCACACCGACATCGAGCACGGGTGGGTCGAGGTGGCGGGTGACGGCTTCCCCGCGGTGCACCTGCGGCGGTCGGAGACCGCTGAGGTGTCCGCGTACGTGCCGATCGGCACGCGCGACCCCGCGCAACTCACGCTCACCGTCGACGGGACGCCGGCCACGCTCACCCTCGGGAGGGGCCGGTTCACCCGCGGCTCGTTCCGCGTGGACGCGCACGTGGACGGCGTCCACTACCACTTCAGCCCGTCTGACGAGGACGGCAGCCGGCTCTCCCGCGACGGGCAGCGGCTGGGCGAGCTCATGCTCGAACCGGAGACGGTGGAGCTGATGGCGGTGTGGACACCCGCCGCGGACGTCCGGCCGCGGGACGCAGCCGTCGGCTACGCACTGGCCACCGCGTTCGGGACGGGGGCGGAGAGCACGCTGACGATGCTGATCAACACGGTCGTCGGGCCGTTCGGCGGCTGATCACAGCTCACCCACCGACCCTCGGGCGCACCGGCGCAGCCGCGACGACCCAGACGACGCGCCGCTCGGCGTCGGTGCAGTACCAGACCCGCCCGCTCCCGGCGACCTCGAGGTGCCACTGCTGCAGGGTCCGCTCGCCGACCCGGCGCTCGGCAAGCCGCCCGCGCAGCCGGTGCCGGCGGGCCGGCTCGTGGGGCCGGGCGGGACGCTCGGCGAGCGCTGCCCACGCCTCCGCCGGCCCGGTGGCCACGCGGCACAGCTCCTCCCAGCCCTTCGCCGCCTCGGACGTCGCGAACCGGGGCTCCCAGCGGTCGGACGTCCCCGAGCTCCCCTCGGGCACCGGGACCGGGCCGAGGTCGTCGTCCACCGGGCGGGACAGCTCGGCCGCGAGGGAGGGGTCGGCGTGGATCTCGGCGGTGGCTCGCCACTCGAACAGCGCCTGCGACAGCACATCCCACTGCCCCAGCTCCGCCGACGCCTGCACGGCCTGCCCGAACTCGCTCGCGAAGCGGCGCCGGTCGTCGACGGGGAGCTTGTCGAGCCACGGGAACTCCTCGGTGAGGGCCTCGTGCGCCGCCTCGTCCAGGTGCAGCAGCGCGGTGCGCAGCGTCCGCGCCACGGCGAGGGCCCCGTCAGCCGCCGCTTCGGCGCGGTCCTCCCTGACCAGGAGCAGCGGCACCCCTTCGCGCCGCCGGACGCGCACGTCGCCCCGGTCGGCGAGGGCCGCGACGCCCCGCGGGTCGCGCTGGAGCTCGCTCCACTGCACCTCGGTGGTCATGACCCCGCATGCTGGAGGTATTCAGAGATCCGGGCAATCGCCCGGGGGCTCAGAGTTCGCCGAACGGGGCCGCGTAGCGGAAGGTGCCGCGCAGCTGCGGCCGGTACGCCGTGAGCGGGCGGGCCTGGAAGTGCGGCGCCCACTCGGGTACCTCGGGCTCGATGCCCAGCTCGGCCGCGGGGCGGAATCCGAACCGCGGGTAGTAGTCGGGGTGCCCGAGCAGCACCACGACGCCCTCGTCGAGCGCGTCGGCGGCGCCGAGCACCGCGTGCATGAGGGCACTGCCCACACCGCGGCGCTTGTGGGCCTCCCGCACGCCGAGCGGGCCGAGGCCGAGCGCGGGCAGCTGGTCAGGGCCGAGCGTCGCCCGCGTGACGCACACGTGCCCCACCACAGCACCGTCGATCTCGGCGACGAGCGACAAGGGCGGCAGCCACTCCTCGCTCGCGCGCAGGGCGTCGACCAAGCCCGGCTCGATCGGCGCGGAGTCGGGGTACATCGGGGCGAACGCCTCGGCGTGGACGTCGGCGACGGCGGGCGCGTCACCCGGGAGCTCACGGCGGACCAGCACCGGGACAAGATCCAGGTCGGCGCACGTACACGCAACCGACTATCCGATGTGGCGCAGCTGCGGCCAGAGCTGCGACCACGGAGCGCGCCGCTCGCGGACCAGCCAGACCGGCTCGTCCTGCTCGTCGTTGTCGACGCCGAGCCCGTTGTCGACGCGCGCGGCGAGCTCGACCGCGCCGAACCACCGGCGCAGCGGCGCCTCGTCCAGCCCGACCACGATCAGCGTTCCGGCATCCTCCGGCGGCGGGCCCCACCCCCAGTACGCGTTGTGCCCGCTGTGGGCCGGCGCGAGCGCGGGCAGGAACCGGTCGACGGCGCCCGCCTCCCCATAGTTGGCGGTGAGCACCGCGACGCGCTCGCCCGCTGGCACCCGCGCGTGCACGGCGGAGATCGTCGCCGCGAACTCGGGCCAGCCGACCGTCTCCCCCGCGTCGTAGTTGATGTCCGGGATCGGGGTGCGCGCCAGCTCACCGACCGGGACGAGCGGCAGCATGAGCAGCGAAGACATCGCGAGGCTCAGCGCGAGGGCGGCCGCGAGCAGCCCGGTTCGCAGCACGCGTGCTCCGCGCCGCGCCCAGTCGACGACGGCCGGCGCGCCCGCCGCGAGCAGCACCGGGAAGAAGCCCGCCATGTAGTAGGGCTTGCCGCCCGTCACCAGGAACAGCGCGGCGACCAGCACGTACGCCACGGCGAAGGCGCGCCACGTGCGCAGCGCGGGGTCGCGGGCGAGGCGCCACCAGCCCAGTACCCAGATCGGCACGAGCAGCGGGCTCACGAGCACGAGCTGGAACGGCAGGAACAGGTACCACGGCTCGCTGCTGCCGGAGCTGCCGCCCGCGATCGCGGCGGACAGCGTGAACACCGGGAAGCCGTTCGTGGCCTGCCAGACCAGGTTCGGCGCCCAGATCGCGAGCGCCACCGCCGCGCCCAGCCACGGCCAGCGACTGGCCAGCGCCGCCCGCGGCCCGACCGCAAGCACGCCCACGAGCACGCCGGCGAGCAGCACCAGCGGCTGCGGCTTGTTCTGCAACGCGAGCCCGGCCACCGCGCCGGTGACGAGCCAGATCATGCCGCCGTCACGCAGCGAGCGCGCCAGGAGCCAGGTCAGGGCGGTCCAGGCGAGCAGGTCGTAGGTGGTGGTCGACAGCAGGTGCCCGACAGCCAGCAGCACCGCCGACACGCCCATGCTCGCCGCGGCCACCAGCTGCGCGCCGCGCCCTCCACCCAGCTCACGGGCGATCAGGCCGGTGAGCAGCACGACCAGGGCCGATGCGAGCACCGACGGCAGCCGCAGGCCGGTGAGCGAGCCGGGCAGCAGCGTGTCCATCGCGCGCGCGATCAGCGGCGTGAGCGGTGGCTGGTCGACGTAGCCGAACGCCGGTTCGCGCCCGGCCCGCAGGAAGTACAGCTCGTCGCGATGGTAGCCGTAGCGACCGGACGTGGCGAGCAGCAGCGCGGCGACGCCGCCCGCGAGCGCACCGAGCCCGCCCCACGCCACACGGAAGCGAGGCGGATCGATCACGCGGTGACGCTAGCGCGAAAGCGTCGTGAGTGGATACGCGCGCTATGGCGCGCGTATCCACTCACGACCCGGCGTCAGCCGCCGGGGCCCCCTCCGGTGGCGGCGGGGGTCGGCGGCGGTGGGAGCAGGAGCTCCTGGCCCTCCCGCAGGCCGGAGAGCACCTGGGTGTACTCGTCGCCTGTCGCACCGGCCTCGAATGGTGTTCTGACGGGTTGGCCGTCCTCGCCGCGGACGTCGACGAAGGTGCCCGCAA encodes:
- a CDS encoding DUF177 domain-containing protein gives rise to the protein MTTHRPHPGHPDPASPWVFATRELGRRPGNMRAYSRRIPAPAGTARLGLETIAVPEGAPIELEARLESVTEGVYVSGTVHASLSGECARCLDPLSDEIDVELSELFAYPDSITDETTEEDELPRVVDEMVDVEQIVRDAVVLALPLAPLCRVDCPGLCPECGEKWADLTPDHGHETLDPRWAALKGRLSAD
- the rnc gene encoding ribonuclease III, producing the protein MAERAPQGPADDRGPLLASLGVKVSEDLLTLALTHRSYAYENGGLPTNERLEFLGDSVLSIIVTERLYRDHPELPEGQLAKLRASVVNMHALAGVAATLGEDGLGAHLYLGRGEELTGGRTKASILADATEALIGAVYLEHGLDTARELVHRLFDALMQGAPLLGAGLDWKTSLQELTASADLGVPEYRIAEDGPDHLKEFTATAVIAGRDLGSGVGRTKKEAEQKAAELAWRTLTAEAAAGTDGRNG
- a CDS encoding GNAT family N-acetyltransferase, translating into MLVRRELPGDAPAVADVHAEAFAPMYPDSAPIEPGLVDALRASEEWLPPLSLVAEIDGAVVGHVCVTRATLGPDQLPALGLGPLGVREAHKRRGVGSALMHAVLGAADALDEGVVVLLGHPDYYPRFGFRPAAELGIEPEVPEWAPHFQARPLTAYRPQLRGTFRYAAPFGEL
- a CDS encoding glycosyltransferase family 39 protein, yielding MIDPPRFRVAWGGLGALAGGVAALLLATSGRYGYHRDELYFLRAGREPAFGYVDQPPLTPLIARAMDTLLPGSLTGLRLPSVLASALVVLLTGLIARELGGGRGAQLVAAASMGVSAVLLAVGHLLSTTTYDLLAWTALTWLLARSLRDGGMIWLVTGAVAGLALQNKPQPLVLLAGVLVGVLAVGPRAALASRWPWLGAAVALAIWAPNLVWQATNGFPVFTLSAAIAGGSSGSSEPWYLFLPFQLVLVSPLLVPIWVLGWWRLARDPALRTWRAFAVAYVLVAALFLVTGGKPYYMAGFFPVLLAAGAPAVVDWARRGARVLRTGLLAAALALSLAMSSLLMLPLVPVGELARTPIPDINYDAGETVGWPEFAATISAVHARVPAGERVAVLTANYGEAGAVDRFLPALAPAHSGHNAYWGWGPPPEDAGTLIVVGLDEAPLRRWFGAVELAARVDNGLGVDNDEQDEPVWLVRERRAPWSQLWPQLRHIG
- the rpmF gene encoding 50S ribosomal protein L32, producing MAVPKRRMSRSNTRSRRAQWKAAVPTLVACSNRACRATKPPHVACPTCGTYDGRPVVTPA
- the mutM gene encoding bifunctional DNA-formamidopyrimidine glycosylase/DNA-(apurinic or apyrimidinic site) lyase; the protein is MPELPEVEVVRRGLADHVLDRKVAEVTVAHPRAVRRHVEGGADFAARLVGRTITGVRRRGKYLWLELDHAEDGEDAVLAHLGMSGQMLVADADRPDETHLRVRLRFADAGPELRFVDQRTFGGLSVHPLVPAVGGGLVPDPVAHIARDPMDPAFDLDDAVAAIRRRRTGLKRALLDQTVVSGIGNIYADEALWRARLHGSRPTEGLTRGQGRAVLGAAATVMNEALTAGGTSFDALYVNVNGASGYFDRSLAVYGQADRPCPRCGTPIRRDPFMNRSSYTCPRCQPRPRNPHP